From Pseudomonas sp. LS1212, the proteins below share one genomic window:
- a CDS encoding hybrid sensor histidine kinase/response regulator, producing MPSNIEAKLLIVDDLPEKLLALEALIRGEDRAVYKALSADEALSLLLQHEFAMAILDVQMPGMNGFELAELMRSTAKTKSIPIVFVSAAGREMNYTFKGYESGAVDFLHKPLDIHAVKSKVSVFVDLYRQRKAINRQVEALECSRREQEVLLERLQVTQEELEHAVRMRDDFMSIVSHEVRTPLNGLILETQLRKLHLDRGNADAFTLDKMRAMVDRDERQIKSLIRLIEDMLDASRIRTGKLSIRPTGFDLTKLVARMLENFAPQVADADASLSLDAPYPVLGTWDEFRIEQVIANLLTNALRYGAKSPIHVRVYVDKGMACVDVSDQGIGISVENQKRIFQQFERVSASHISAGLGLGLYISEQIVAAHGGTISVQSAVGEGALFHVSLPLSNNTVS from the coding sequence ATGCCAAGCAACATCGAAGCGAAATTGCTGATCGTCGACGACCTGCCAGAGAAGCTGTTGGCGCTGGAGGCGCTGATCAGGGGGGAGGATCGCGCCGTCTACAAGGCCTTGTCTGCCGACGAAGCCCTTTCCCTCCTGCTGCAACATGAATTCGCCATGGCCATTCTCGATGTCCAGATGCCCGGGATGAACGGCTTTGAATTGGCCGAGCTGATGCGCAGCACGGCAAAGACCAAGAGCATTCCCATTGTCTTCGTCAGTGCCGCAGGCCGGGAAATGAACTACACCTTCAAGGGCTATGAAAGCGGCGCGGTGGATTTCCTGCACAAGCCGCTGGATATCCATGCGGTCAAGAGCAAGGTCAGTGTGTTTGTCGACCTCTACCGCCAGCGCAAGGCCATCAATCGACAAGTCGAAGCGTTGGAATGCAGCCGCCGGGAGCAAGAGGTGCTGCTCGAGCGCCTCCAGGTGACCCAGGAAGAACTCGAGCATGCGGTGCGCATGCGCGATGACTTCATGTCCATCGTCTCGCACGAAGTGCGTACGCCCCTGAACGGGTTGATCCTGGAAACCCAGTTGCGCAAGTTGCACCTGGATCGGGGCAACGCCGATGCGTTTACCCTCGACAAAATGCGTGCCATGGTCGATCGCGATGAGCGGCAGATCAAGAGCCTGATCCGTTTGATCGAAGACATGCTCGACGCCTCGCGCATTCGCACCGGCAAGCTGTCGATCCGGCCTACAGGTTTCGACCTGACGAAACTGGTCGCCAGAATGCTGGAAAACTTCGCCCCACAGGTGGCGGATGCCGATGCGTCATTGAGCCTGGATGCACCGTACCCCGTGCTCGGAACCTGGGACGAGTTCCGCATCGAGCAGGTTATCGCCAACCTGCTGACCAATGCCTTGCGCTACGGTGCCAAGAGCCCGATTCATGTCAGGGTCTACGTCGACAAGGGCATGGCCTGTGTCGACGTATCCGACCAGGGTATTGGCATCAGCGTAGAAAACCAGAAGCGCATTTTCCAGCAGTTCGAGCGGGTTTCGGCCAGTCATATCAGTGCCGGGCTGGGGTTGGGGCTGTACATTTCCGAGCAGATCGTGGCCGCCCATGGCGGAACCATCAGCGTGCAGAGTGCGGTCGGTGAAGGGGCGTTGTTCCATGTCAGCCTGCCCTTGTCGAATAATACTGTAAGCTAG
- a CDS encoding protein-glutamate O-methyltransferase CheR yields MATERNTDIEIHLLMEAIYLKYSYDFRDYCGSSIKRRVLYALHQLQCNTVSALQERVLHDPTTLRQLLQYLTIPVSEMFRDPMHFLAIRREVVPLLKTYPSIKVWIAGCSTGEEVYSMAILLREEGLLDRTIIYATDINPSSLEKAKQGIYSMHSVRAYTGNYQKAGGRCSFADYYTAAYGNAIFDSRLRENVTFADHSLATDSVFSETQLISCRNVLIYFNKKLQDRAFGLFHESLCHRGFLMLGSKETLDFSAYADQFEALARKERIFRKS; encoded by the coding sequence ATGGCAACGGAGCGCAATACCGATATCGAGATTCATCTGCTGATGGAGGCCATCTACCTCAAGTACAGCTACGATTTTCGCGACTATTGCGGGTCCTCGATCAAGCGCCGTGTCCTGTATGCGCTGCACCAACTGCAATGCAATACCGTGTCGGCCTTGCAGGAGCGGGTGCTGCACGACCCCACGACGTTGAGGCAATTGCTGCAGTACCTGACCATACCGGTCAGCGAGATGTTTCGCGACCCCATGCACTTCCTGGCGATACGTCGCGAAGTGGTACCGCTGCTCAAGACCTACCCCTCGATCAAAGTCTGGATCGCCGGTTGCAGCACGGGCGAGGAGGTCTATTCCATGGCCATCCTGTTGCGCGAGGAAGGTTTGCTCGATCGCACCATTATCTATGCTACCGATATCAATCCGAGCTCACTGGAAAAGGCCAAGCAAGGAATCTATTCGATGCACAGCGTTCGCGCCTATACGGGGAATTACCAGAAAGCCGGTGGTCGATGCTCGTTCGCCGACTATTACACGGCCGCCTATGGCAACGCGATCTTCGACAGCCGCCTGCGTGAGAACGTGACGTTCGCCGACCACAGCCTGGCGACCGACAGTGTGTTCTCCGAAACCCAGCTGATTTCATGCCGCAACGTGCTGATCTACTTCAACAAGAAATTGCAGGACCGGGCCTTCGGCCTGTTCCATGAATCGTTGTGCCACCGCGGTTTTCTGATGCTTGGCAGCAAGGAAACGCTGGACTTCTCTGCCTATGCCGATCAGTTCGAAGCATTGGCCAGGAAGGAAAGGATCTTCCGCAAATCATGA
- a CDS encoding tetratricopeptide repeat protein, which produces MPKAPRYSTISLILLVILGVGWYVLRDDAPEPPQTLKHSYTKALEQAHNGLPGAARVLYQQLARSDLSDVRRASLHAELPNYPSPQALKLADADLQHPSPLVRQAAIDSVVGLVPGPQRSLLLGPLLSDDDHRIRFAAAKAMLGLGPDELGLYYGPLQTVLDEYVRVLQAELDDGPAQLLLARLYLHDGAYPEALAALQRCLTLTPDDLDAVALQVQVLERQGQTDQSRQVLADQLIRHPDSAFLQHELGLWLLRHGQSEYALLAFARALELEPDNSQYRYTLATSLHDLEQVEAAQKQLEAILAQQPANRKARLLLISYWKETGQLQNVQVLLAQLEQQNPDDPILQQGL; this is translated from the coding sequence ATGCCCAAGGCTCCACGTTATTCGACCATCAGCCTGATACTGCTCGTCATCCTGGGCGTGGGCTGGTATGTCCTGCGCGATGATGCGCCAGAACCACCCCAGACGCTCAAGCACAGTTACACCAAGGCTCTGGAGCAGGCACACAATGGCCTGCCTGGCGCTGCACGCGTGCTGTACCAGCAACTGGCCCGCAGCGATCTTTCGGACGTGCGCCGCGCCAGCCTGCACGCCGAGCTACCCAACTACCCCAGCCCGCAAGCCTTGAAGCTGGCCGATGCGGACTTGCAGCACCCCTCGCCACTGGTCCGCCAGGCTGCGATCGACAGCGTGGTCGGCCTGGTACCAGGACCGCAACGCAGCCTGTTGCTCGGCCCGTTACTGAGCGACGACGACCACAGGATACGCTTTGCCGCCGCCAAGGCCATGCTCGGCCTTGGCCCCGATGAACTCGGGTTGTATTACGGGCCGCTGCAGACGGTGCTGGATGAATATGTTCGAGTCCTCCAGGCCGAGCTCGACGACGGCCCCGCGCAACTGCTGCTGGCGCGGCTGTACCTGCATGACGGTGCCTACCCCGAGGCCCTGGCTGCTCTGCAGCGTTGCCTGACGCTCACGCCTGACGACCTCGATGCAGTGGCGCTCCAGGTCCAGGTCCTGGAACGCCAGGGGCAAACCGACCAGTCGCGGCAAGTATTGGCCGATCAACTGATCCGCCACCCGGACTCGGCGTTCCTGCAACACGAGCTGGGCCTCTGGTTGCTGCGCCACGGGCAAAGCGAGTACGCCTTGCTTGCCTTTGCCAGGGCGCTGGAGCTTGAGCCGGACAACTCCCAGTATCGCTACACCCTGGCTACCAGCCTGCACGACCTGGAACAAGTCGAGGCCGCCCAGAAACAGCTCGAAGCCATCCTTGCGCAACAACCCGCCAACCGCAAGGCACGGCTGCTGCTGATCAGCTATTGGAAGGAAACCGGGCAACTGCAGAATGTGCAGGTACTGCTGGCCCAACTGGAGCAGCAGAACCCTGACGATCCGATCCTGCAACAAGGGCTCTGA
- a CDS encoding response regulator → MSEDAEDVVLIVEDEPAILMVLAAYLSGEGYRVLQAENGEQAFEILASKPNLDLMITDYRLPGGISGLMIAEPAVKLRPDLKVIFISGYPQEILESGSPIARTAPILAKPFDLDILQEEIQKLLA, encoded by the coding sequence ATGAGTGAAGATGCAGAAGATGTCGTCCTGATCGTTGAGGACGAGCCCGCGATTCTAATGGTGCTCGCCGCCTATCTATCAGGCGAGGGCTATCGGGTCCTGCAGGCAGAAAACGGTGAGCAAGCGTTCGAGATTCTTGCGAGCAAACCGAACCTGGATTTGATGATTACCGACTATCGTTTGCCGGGAGGGATTTCCGGATTGATGATCGCCGAGCCTGCCGTGAAGCTACGCCCGGACTTGAAGGTGATATTCATCAGTGGTTATCCGCAGGAGATTCTTGAATCTGGCAGCCCGATCGCGCGCACGGCGCCGATCCTGGCCAAGCCGTTTGATCTGGATATCCTGCAAGAAGAGATTCAGAAGCTGTTGGCCTGA